In one window of Apium graveolens cultivar Ventura unplaced genomic scaffold, ASM990537v1 ctg7290, whole genome shotgun sequence DNA:
- the LOC141703985 gene encoding uncharacterized protein LOC141703985: MAGMLPGVESARRRRCHGTGAAWADSQSSSFLENSKNSRRSSLCLYSSNNSSHSNLLQKRAVKYQQQQQEQEDDEKLGGAAREAKERLDERLRSQYRKLEPKRRNSTGRISSSVALEGRTTTREEVRNQEPSAGLRRSSSSSKRLMMSWAKLRSWKSSDQEECAVCLEHFKSSEDLSFLPCAHRFHSKCLLPWLQENAHCPCCRNPI, from the exons ATGGCTGGTATGTTACCAGGAGTTGAAAGTGCTAGACGCAGACGGTGTCACGGAACAGGCGCTGCCTGGGCGGATTCGCAGTCTTCTTCGTTTCTCGAAAACTCGAAAAATAGCAGGCGTTCGTCTTTGTGCTTGTATTCCAGCAACAATAGCTCCCACTCCAATCTGCTTCAG AAAAGAGCGGTGAAATACCAGCAGCAGCAACAGGAGCAGGAGGATGACGAGAAGCTAGGCGGAGCAGCTAGAGAGGCCAAAGAGAGGCTAGATGAGAGACTCAGATCTCAGTACAGAAAATTGGAACCTAAAAG AAGAAACAGCACGGGGAGGATTAGCAGTAGTGTTGCATTGGAGGGAAGGACGACAACGAGAGAGGAGGTTAGAAACCAGGAACCATCAGCTGGATTGAGGAGATCATCTTCGTCGTCAAAGAGGTTGATGATGAGTTGGGCTAAATTGAGGAGCTGGAAGTCTTCGGATCAGGAGGAATGTGCTGTGTGCCTGGAGCATTTTAAGTCTAGTGAGGATCTGTCATTTCTCCCCTGCGCTCATCGGTTCCATTCTAAGTGCCTTCTCCCTTGGCTTCAAGAGAATGCTCATTGCCCTTGTTGTCGAAATCCTATCTAG
- the LOC141703984 gene encoding uncharacterized protein LOC141703984 codes for MRHKVRKFIAACDICQRHKSEHLFPAGLLQPLPIPQRVWEDICMDFIGGLPMSKDMAKVDSVEKELVARYQVIKDLRTTLQEAQSRMKKVYDSHHRDKEFVEGDWVYLRLHPYRQASVAMRKNMKLSPKYYGPFKIVKKIGVVAYKLDLPKESRIHPVFHVSLLKKKVEDKIEVQTELPAIKDDDGSLYPMPQTILDYRARKGVKEVLVH; via the exons ATGCGGCATAAGGTTCGAAAGTTCATTGCAGCTTGCGATATTTGCCAAAGACACAAATCTGAACATTTGTTTCCAGCGGGGTTACTCCAACCACTTCCAATTCCACAACGCGTATGGGAAGACATATGTATGGATTTTATTGGCGGCTTACCTATGTCTAAAG ACATGGCAAAGGTAGATTCTGTAGAGAAAGAACTGGTGGCTCGTTATCAAGTTATAAAAGATTTGAGGACCACTTTACAAGAAGCTCAATCACGAATGAAGAAGGTTTATGATAGCCACCATAGAGATAAGGAGTTTGTAGAGGGAGATTGGGTTTATTTAAGATTGCATCCATATCGTCAAGCTTCAGTTGCAATGAGGAAAAATATGAAGCTATCACCAAAATATTATGGTCCATTTAAGATTGTCAAAAAAATTGGCGTTGTTGCTTATAAGTTGGACTTGCCGAAAGAGTCTCGAATACATCCTGTGTTCCATGTTTCCTTATTAAAGAAAAAAGTTGAAGACAAAATTGAAGTGCAGACAGAGTTGCCAGCTATCAAAGATGATGATGGGTCTCTTTATCCAATGCCTCAAACTATTCTGGATTATAGAGCTCGAAAAGGTGTGAAAGAAGTTCTCGTTCATTGA
- the LOC141703986 gene encoding RAF-like serine/threonine-protein kinase 20 isoform X2, whose product MAFDQNSIPINLRPLNTTRTVVDDCRIAPPATTTNGRNIEGFYAANPSRDHPNSPSGVPVYYPATVSDSGFVALGYGNATGVGGGWVQRMPPPPSAVIGAPVVASPAVVAAPVVVPTGGYGSSPKVGNRAGGSNSDQASDDGRDDSVSGKKVKFLCSYGGKIMPRPNDGVLRYVGGETKIISLRRNVSFNELVQRMTDSYGQNVVIKYQLPDEDLDALVTVSSPDDLVNMLEEYERLVERSPDGSAKLRVFLFSPTEGDSSAAVQMGISKGNGQRYIEAVNGIVGGTIDAITRRESMTSATSTQNSDFSATEAIDGTSHGQVDFVGTPSTGGVSPKNNFIVSQEVAPRLVYVDPNLPMHVEAATAPVGIQMVSSHPPVLSTQPISVVQPQLQPQQQQQVGYQTRAPYFQGYVDPQQEVLNRPEYVQYPSQMGFPPQMLGAVRPVFPQQQYHNNVANITPHPQFIPAVHMSMTPSNYANLRPTAVQPIIQSQQVQMERFPEENQYVQRPIQLPGDQNFNAYHAQVSQAPIMPGGFGWHQAPQADQYPFSDGSAPQQQATLAEKLPRFEECYMCQKALPHAHSDTVARGQRESPTTTSDFSTGFHSLQTDDKIRGQPLSSAALTGRMGEDIVENHFTGAPVTSLGYLDHGGRNPAYVGVAIPQYVDDKASFQRENNHNHLQASLPQCVVGGSQSPDGVLVGTAPQLYQVNISQQPALSREHNAKQDVLYNTAVSVASAVDTSSQTSDHLVNESPRENSSKLPGPVSKEGALESSPIYDQLRQIDSRLENLGVRPSEVVIDNEQVMPPADNSNQEDAMDGRAHQIANREPYVENAFSNPLIDLDAKCYKQNEIHYCPASEVPCSHDEVPSSYEVAQPPLLGIDPVQVIERPPPNGELKNDTSQFNPNIASDVEAIRIDGNSQSYISPAGRIGDVQDNSSNSLFSSQDPWNLRHDTHFPPPRPNKILTRKEAQNRDPFGENRFGNIGESPSGNILGFTSELLPDDVVQTGKEEDHIKQELQAVAEGVAASVLHTSIPSVSAPEANQDGIVQNNDVEFLHSNKVEDTKSKLSEKANLGFPVSDGIGRLQIIKNSDLEELRELGSGTFGTVYHGKWRGSDVAIKRINDRCFAGKPSEQERMRDDFWNEAIKLADLHHPNVVAFYGVVLDGPGGSVATVTEYMVNGSLRTALLKNEKNLDKRKRLLIAMDAAFGMEYLHGKNIVHFDLKSDNLLVNLRDPHRPICKVGDLGLSKVKCQTLISGGVRGTLPWMAPELLNGSSSLVSEKVDVFSFGIVLWELLTGEEPYQDLHYGAIIGGIVSNSLRPPVPEFCDPEWRSLMERCWSAEPSERPNFTEVANQLRTMASKVPQKVQAQQQLSSTQPQVKG is encoded by the exons ATGGCTTTTGATCAGAACTCAATTCCGATCAATTTACGCCCTTTAAATACAACTAGAACTGTTGTTGATGATTGTCGCATTGCCCCTCCTGCTACGACGACTAATGGTAGAAATATTGAGGGGTTTTATGCTGCCAATCCGTCGAGAGACCACCCCAATAGCCCTTCTGGTGTTCCGGTTTATTATCCTGCTACGGTTTCTGATTCCGGGTTTGTAGCTTTAGGATATGGGAATGCTACTGGGGTTGGAGGCGGTTGGGTGCAACGTATGCCACCCCCGCCTTCTGCTGTTATTGGGGCTCCTGTTGTTGCTTCGCCAGCTGTTGTTGCAGCTCCGGTTGTTGTTCCAACGGGTGGTTATGGTAGTAGCCCCAAAGTTGGAAATAGGGCTGGTGGTAGTAATTCTGATCAGGCTAGTGATGACGGTAGGGATGATTCAGTTTCGGGGAAAAAGGTTAAATTTTTATGTAGTTATGGAGGAAAGATTATGCCGAGGCCTAATGATGGGGTGTTGAGATATGTTGGCGGTGAGACTAAGATTATTAGTTTGAGAAGAAACGTGAGCTTTAATGAGTTGGTCCAGAGAATGACTGATTCGTATGGGCAAAATGTTGTTATTAAGTATCAGTTGCCGGACGAGGATCTTGATGCTCTTGTAACAGTATCATCTCCTGATGATCTAGTGAATATGTTGGAGGAATATGAGAGACTGGTTGAAAGGTCTCCAGATGGATCAGCTAAGTTAAGAGTATTTTTGTTTTCACCTACCGAGGGTGATTCTTCTGCAGCTGTTCAAATGGGGATTTCTAAAGGTAACGGTCAGAGATATATTGAGGCAGTAAATGGTATTGTAGGTGGAACTATTGATGCTATTACGAGAAGGGAGAGTATGACTAGTGCTACTTCTACACAGAATTCAGATTTCAGCGCGACTGAGGCTATTGACGGCACTAGTCATGGGCAAGTGGATTTTGTTGGTACTCCATCTACTGGAGGGGTATCACCTAAAAATAATTTCATTGTCTCTCAAGAAGTTGCGCCTAGACTGGTTTACGTGGACCCTAACCTGCCAATGCATGTTGAAGCTGCTACTGCTCCAGTCGGTATTCAAATGGTTAGTTCACATCCTCCAGTTTTATCTACTCAGCCTATTTCTGTTGTACAGCCACAACTACAACCACAGCAACAGCAGCAAGTGGGATATCAAACACGTGCACCCTACTTTCAGGGCTATGTGGATCCTCAACAAGAAGTGTTAAACCGTCCCGAGTATGTACAATATCCTTCTCAGATGGGATTTCCTCCTCAGATGTTGGGGGCAGTTAGGCCTGTGTTCCCTCAACAGCAGTATCACAATAACGTTGCCAACATTACCCCCCATCCGCAGTTCATTCCTGCTGTGCACATGTCAATGACTCCTTCCAACTATGCCAACCTCAGGCCAACCGCTGTGCAGCCAATTATTCAATCCCAACAAGTTCAAATGGAACGTTTCCCAGAGGAGAACCAGTATGTGCAAAGACCTATCCAACTTCCTGGTGATCAGAACTTTAATGCCTATCATGCACAAGTCTCCCAGGCCCCCATTATGCCAGGGGGTTTTGGTTGGCATCAAGCTCCACAGGCAGATCAATATCCCTTTTCTGATGGTTCGGCACCTCAGCAACAGGCTACTTTGGCTGAGAAATTGCCTAGATTTGAGGAGTGTTATATGTGTCAGAAAGCTTTACCTCACGCACATTCAGATACAGTAGCACGAGGTCAGAGAGAGAGTCCTACAACGACATCTGACTTCAGCACGGGTTTTCACAGTCTCCAAACAGACGATAAGATTAGAGGCCAACCTTTAAGCAGTGCTGCTCTAACTGGGCGCATGGGTGAAGATATCGTTGAAAATCATTTTACTGGGGCACCTGTAACTTCCTTAGGCTATCTGGACCATGGAGGTAGGAATCCAGCATATGTAGGAGTTGCAATACCTCAATATGTTGATGATAAAGCTTCTTTTCAAAGAGAAAACAATCACAATCATCTTCAGGCATCTCTTCCACAGTGTGTAGTGGGTGGTTCACAGTCTCCTGATGGTGTATTGGTGGGAACTGCTCCCCAGTTGTACCAGGTAAATATCTCCCAGCAGCCTGCACTATCAAGGGAGCATAATGCTAAACAAGATGTGTTATATAACACAGCAGTTAGTGTAGCTTCTGCTGTGGATACTTCTTCTCAAACTTCTGATCATTTGGTTAATGAATCTCCCCGAGAGAATTCAAGTAAGTTGCCTGGCCCTGTTTCTAAAGAAGGTGCACTAGAGTCCTCTCCCATATATGATCAACTCAGACAAATTGACAGTAGATTGGAAAATCTTGGCGTGCGCCCCTCAGAAGTTGTTATCGATAATGAGCAAGTGATGCCGCCTGCTGATAATTCCAATCAGGAAGATGCCATGGATGGTAGGGCACATCAGATTGCTAATAGGGAACCCTATGTAGAGAATGCTTTTAGCAATCCCCTGATCGATCTTGATGCAAAATGTTACAAACAGAATGAGATACACTACTGTCCAGCTAGTGAAGTGCCTTGCTCGCATGATGAAGTTCCCAGCTCTTATGAAGTGGCACAACCTCCTCTATTAG GGATTGATCCAGTTCAGGTGATAGAAAGACCCCCACCTAATGGTGAATTAAAGAATGATACTTCACAATTCAATCCAAACATTGCTAGTGATGTCGAAGCCATCCGTATTGATGGGAACAGTCAATCTTATATATCACCAGCTGGCAGGATTGGAGATGTGCAGGACAACTCCTCAAACTCTCTTTTTAGTAGCCAAGATCCATGGAATCTACGGCATGACACTCATTTCCCACCACCTAGACCAAACAAAATCCTTACAAGAAAAGAGGCCCAAAATAGAGATCCTTTTGGCGAGAATCGATTTGGCAATATTGGAGAATCACCATCAGGAAATATTTTGGGCTTTACATCTGAGTTGCTACCAGATGATGTAGTTCAGACTGGCAAAG AGGAGGATCATATCAAGCAGGAACTTCAGGCTGTTGCAGAGGGTGTAGCTGCTTCTGTTCTTCATACATCTATACCCTCTGTGTCTGCTCCTGAAGCCAACCAAGATGGCATAGTTCAGAATAATGATGTGGAATTTCTGCATTCAAATAAAGTAGAG GACACGAAATCAAAACTATCAGAGAAGGCAAATCTTGGATTTCCTGTATCAGATGGAATCGGTCGCTTGCAG ATTATAAAAAATAGCGACCTCGAAGAGCTTCGGGAACTAGGTTCCGGAACTTTTGGTACAGTTTACCATGGTAAATGGAGAGGGTCGGATGTTGCAATTAAACGGATTAATGATAGGTGTTTTGCTGGAAAGCCTTCAGAACAAGAACGCATG AGAGATGACTTCTGGAATGAGGCAATCAAGCTCGCAGACCTGCATCATCCAAATGTTGtggcattttatggtgtagtgctTGATGGTCCTGGTGGCTCTGTGGCAACTGTGACAGAATACATGGTCAACGGTTCTTTAAGAACTGCGCTCCTGAAGAACGAGAA GAACCTTGATAAGCGGAAACGTCTGTTGATTGCTATGGATGCTGCATTTGGAATGGAGTACTTGCATGGAAAAAATATAGTCCATTTTGACCTAAAAAGTGACAACTTGCTTGTCAATCTTCGTGATCCGCACAGGCCAATATGCAAG GTTGGTGATTTGGGGCTCTCCAAGGTAAAATGCCAGACACTAATCTCAGGTGGGGTACGAGGAACACTTCCTTGGATGGCGCCAGAGCTTCTAAATGGTAGCAGTAGCCTTGTGTCTGAAAAG GTTGATGTTTTCTCATTTGGCATCGTGTTATGGGAACTTCTCACTGGAGAAGAGCCATATCAAGACCTGCATTATGGAGCTATTATTG GTGGCATTGTGAGCAACAGTCTGCGACCCCCAGTACCAGAATTTTGTGACCCAGAGTGGAGATCACTCATGGAAAGATGCTGGTCTGCGGAGCCTTCGGAAAGACCGAACTTCACGGAAGTAGCAAACCAGTTACGCACTATGGCGTCCAAGGTTCCTCAGAAAGTTCAAGCCCAGCAACAACTTTCCTCTACTCAGCCCCAAGTTAAAGGTTAA
- the LOC141703986 gene encoding RAF-like serine/threonine-protein kinase 20 isoform X1, with product MAFDQNSIPINLRPLNTTRTVVDDCRIAPPATTTNGRNIEGFYAANPSRDHPNSPSGVPVYYPATVSDSGFVALGYGNATGVGGGWVQRMPPPPSAVIGAPVVASPAVVAAPVVVPTGGYGSSPKVGNRAGGSNSDQASDDGRDDSVSGKKVKFLCSYGGKIMPRPNDGVLRYVGGETKIISLRRNVSFNELVQRMTDSYGQNVVIKYQLPDEDLDALVTVSSPDDLVNMLEEYERLVERSPDGSAKLRVFLFSPTEGDSSAAVQMGISKGNGQRYIEAVNGIVGGTIDAITRRESMTSATSTQNSDFSATEAIDGTSHGQVDFVGTPSTGGVSPKNNFIVSQEVAPRLVYVDPNLPMHVEAATAPVGIQMVSSHPPVLSTQPISVVQPQLQPQQQQQVGYQTRAPYFQGYVDPQQEVLNRPEYVQYPSQMGFPPQMLGAVRPVFPQQQYHNNVANITPHPQFIPAVHMSMTPSNYANLRPTAVQPIIQSQQVQMERFPEENQYVQRPIQLPGDQNFNAYHAQVSQAPIMPGGFGWHQAPQADQYPFSDGSAPQQQATLAEKLPRFEECYMCQKALPHAHSDTVARGQRESPTTTSDFSTGFHSLQTDDKIRGQPLSSAALTGRMGEDIVENHFTGAPVTSLGYLDHGGRNPAYVGVAIPQYVDDKASFQRENNHNHLQASLPQCVVGGSQSPDGVLVGTAPQLYQVNISQQPALSREHNAKQDVLYNTAVSVASAVDTSSQTSDHLVNESPRENSSKLPGPVSKEGALESSPIYDQLRQIDSRLENLGVRPSEVVIDNEQVMPPADNSNQEDAMDGRAHQIANREPYVENAFSNPLIDLDAKCYKQNEIHYCPASEVPCSHDEVPSSYEVAQPPLLGIDPVQVIERPPPNGELKNDTSQFNPNIASDVEAIRIDGNSQSYISPAGRIGDVQDNSSNSLFSSQDPWNLRHDTHFPPPRPNKILTRKEAQNRDPFGENRFGNIGESPSGNILGFTSELLPDDVVQTGKGSEEDHIKQELQAVAEGVAASVLHTSIPSVSAPEANQDGIVQNNDVEFLHSNKVEDTKSKLSEKANLGFPVSDGIGRLQIIKNSDLEELRELGSGTFGTVYHGKWRGSDVAIKRINDRCFAGKPSEQERMRDDFWNEAIKLADLHHPNVVAFYGVVLDGPGGSVATVTEYMVNGSLRTALLKNEKNLDKRKRLLIAMDAAFGMEYLHGKNIVHFDLKSDNLLVNLRDPHRPICKVGDLGLSKVKCQTLISGGVRGTLPWMAPELLNGSSSLVSEKVDVFSFGIVLWELLTGEEPYQDLHYGAIIGGIVSNSLRPPVPEFCDPEWRSLMERCWSAEPSERPNFTEVANQLRTMASKVPQKVQAQQQLSSTQPQVKG from the exons ATGGCTTTTGATCAGAACTCAATTCCGATCAATTTACGCCCTTTAAATACAACTAGAACTGTTGTTGATGATTGTCGCATTGCCCCTCCTGCTACGACGACTAATGGTAGAAATATTGAGGGGTTTTATGCTGCCAATCCGTCGAGAGACCACCCCAATAGCCCTTCTGGTGTTCCGGTTTATTATCCTGCTACGGTTTCTGATTCCGGGTTTGTAGCTTTAGGATATGGGAATGCTACTGGGGTTGGAGGCGGTTGGGTGCAACGTATGCCACCCCCGCCTTCTGCTGTTATTGGGGCTCCTGTTGTTGCTTCGCCAGCTGTTGTTGCAGCTCCGGTTGTTGTTCCAACGGGTGGTTATGGTAGTAGCCCCAAAGTTGGAAATAGGGCTGGTGGTAGTAATTCTGATCAGGCTAGTGATGACGGTAGGGATGATTCAGTTTCGGGGAAAAAGGTTAAATTTTTATGTAGTTATGGAGGAAAGATTATGCCGAGGCCTAATGATGGGGTGTTGAGATATGTTGGCGGTGAGACTAAGATTATTAGTTTGAGAAGAAACGTGAGCTTTAATGAGTTGGTCCAGAGAATGACTGATTCGTATGGGCAAAATGTTGTTATTAAGTATCAGTTGCCGGACGAGGATCTTGATGCTCTTGTAACAGTATCATCTCCTGATGATCTAGTGAATATGTTGGAGGAATATGAGAGACTGGTTGAAAGGTCTCCAGATGGATCAGCTAAGTTAAGAGTATTTTTGTTTTCACCTACCGAGGGTGATTCTTCTGCAGCTGTTCAAATGGGGATTTCTAAAGGTAACGGTCAGAGATATATTGAGGCAGTAAATGGTATTGTAGGTGGAACTATTGATGCTATTACGAGAAGGGAGAGTATGACTAGTGCTACTTCTACACAGAATTCAGATTTCAGCGCGACTGAGGCTATTGACGGCACTAGTCATGGGCAAGTGGATTTTGTTGGTACTCCATCTACTGGAGGGGTATCACCTAAAAATAATTTCATTGTCTCTCAAGAAGTTGCGCCTAGACTGGTTTACGTGGACCCTAACCTGCCAATGCATGTTGAAGCTGCTACTGCTCCAGTCGGTATTCAAATGGTTAGTTCACATCCTCCAGTTTTATCTACTCAGCCTATTTCTGTTGTACAGCCACAACTACAACCACAGCAACAGCAGCAAGTGGGATATCAAACACGTGCACCCTACTTTCAGGGCTATGTGGATCCTCAACAAGAAGTGTTAAACCGTCCCGAGTATGTACAATATCCTTCTCAGATGGGATTTCCTCCTCAGATGTTGGGGGCAGTTAGGCCTGTGTTCCCTCAACAGCAGTATCACAATAACGTTGCCAACATTACCCCCCATCCGCAGTTCATTCCTGCTGTGCACATGTCAATGACTCCTTCCAACTATGCCAACCTCAGGCCAACCGCTGTGCAGCCAATTATTCAATCCCAACAAGTTCAAATGGAACGTTTCCCAGAGGAGAACCAGTATGTGCAAAGACCTATCCAACTTCCTGGTGATCAGAACTTTAATGCCTATCATGCACAAGTCTCCCAGGCCCCCATTATGCCAGGGGGTTTTGGTTGGCATCAAGCTCCACAGGCAGATCAATATCCCTTTTCTGATGGTTCGGCACCTCAGCAACAGGCTACTTTGGCTGAGAAATTGCCTAGATTTGAGGAGTGTTATATGTGTCAGAAAGCTTTACCTCACGCACATTCAGATACAGTAGCACGAGGTCAGAGAGAGAGTCCTACAACGACATCTGACTTCAGCACGGGTTTTCACAGTCTCCAAACAGACGATAAGATTAGAGGCCAACCTTTAAGCAGTGCTGCTCTAACTGGGCGCATGGGTGAAGATATCGTTGAAAATCATTTTACTGGGGCACCTGTAACTTCCTTAGGCTATCTGGACCATGGAGGTAGGAATCCAGCATATGTAGGAGTTGCAATACCTCAATATGTTGATGATAAAGCTTCTTTTCAAAGAGAAAACAATCACAATCATCTTCAGGCATCTCTTCCACAGTGTGTAGTGGGTGGTTCACAGTCTCCTGATGGTGTATTGGTGGGAACTGCTCCCCAGTTGTACCAGGTAAATATCTCCCAGCAGCCTGCACTATCAAGGGAGCATAATGCTAAACAAGATGTGTTATATAACACAGCAGTTAGTGTAGCTTCTGCTGTGGATACTTCTTCTCAAACTTCTGATCATTTGGTTAATGAATCTCCCCGAGAGAATTCAAGTAAGTTGCCTGGCCCTGTTTCTAAAGAAGGTGCACTAGAGTCCTCTCCCATATATGATCAACTCAGACAAATTGACAGTAGATTGGAAAATCTTGGCGTGCGCCCCTCAGAAGTTGTTATCGATAATGAGCAAGTGATGCCGCCTGCTGATAATTCCAATCAGGAAGATGCCATGGATGGTAGGGCACATCAGATTGCTAATAGGGAACCCTATGTAGAGAATGCTTTTAGCAATCCCCTGATCGATCTTGATGCAAAATGTTACAAACAGAATGAGATACACTACTGTCCAGCTAGTGAAGTGCCTTGCTCGCATGATGAAGTTCCCAGCTCTTATGAAGTGGCACAACCTCCTCTATTAG GGATTGATCCAGTTCAGGTGATAGAAAGACCCCCACCTAATGGTGAATTAAAGAATGATACTTCACAATTCAATCCAAACATTGCTAGTGATGTCGAAGCCATCCGTATTGATGGGAACAGTCAATCTTATATATCACCAGCTGGCAGGATTGGAGATGTGCAGGACAACTCCTCAAACTCTCTTTTTAGTAGCCAAGATCCATGGAATCTACGGCATGACACTCATTTCCCACCACCTAGACCAAACAAAATCCTTACAAGAAAAGAGGCCCAAAATAGAGATCCTTTTGGCGAGAATCGATTTGGCAATATTGGAGAATCACCATCAGGAAATATTTTGGGCTTTACATCTGAGTTGCTACCAGATGATGTAGTTCAGACTGGCAAAG GTTCAGAGGAGGATCATATCAAGCAGGAACTTCAGGCTGTTGCAGAGGGTGTAGCTGCTTCTGTTCTTCATACATCTATACCCTCTGTGTCTGCTCCTGAAGCCAACCAAGATGGCATAGTTCAGAATAATGATGTGGAATTTCTGCATTCAAATAAAGTAGAG GACACGAAATCAAAACTATCAGAGAAGGCAAATCTTGGATTTCCTGTATCAGATGGAATCGGTCGCTTGCAG ATTATAAAAAATAGCGACCTCGAAGAGCTTCGGGAACTAGGTTCCGGAACTTTTGGTACAGTTTACCATGGTAAATGGAGAGGGTCGGATGTTGCAATTAAACGGATTAATGATAGGTGTTTTGCTGGAAAGCCTTCAGAACAAGAACGCATG AGAGATGACTTCTGGAATGAGGCAATCAAGCTCGCAGACCTGCATCATCCAAATGTTGtggcattttatggtgtagtgctTGATGGTCCTGGTGGCTCTGTGGCAACTGTGACAGAATACATGGTCAACGGTTCTTTAAGAACTGCGCTCCTGAAGAACGAGAA GAACCTTGATAAGCGGAAACGTCTGTTGATTGCTATGGATGCTGCATTTGGAATGGAGTACTTGCATGGAAAAAATATAGTCCATTTTGACCTAAAAAGTGACAACTTGCTTGTCAATCTTCGTGATCCGCACAGGCCAATATGCAAG GTTGGTGATTTGGGGCTCTCCAAGGTAAAATGCCAGACACTAATCTCAGGTGGGGTACGAGGAACACTTCCTTGGATGGCGCCAGAGCTTCTAAATGGTAGCAGTAGCCTTGTGTCTGAAAAG GTTGATGTTTTCTCATTTGGCATCGTGTTATGGGAACTTCTCACTGGAGAAGAGCCATATCAAGACCTGCATTATGGAGCTATTATTG GTGGCATTGTGAGCAACAGTCTGCGACCCCCAGTACCAGAATTTTGTGACCCAGAGTGGAGATCACTCATGGAAAGATGCTGGTCTGCGGAGCCTTCGGAAAGACCGAACTTCACGGAAGTAGCAAACCAGTTACGCACTATGGCGTCCAAGGTTCCTCAGAAAGTTCAAGCCCAGCAACAACTTTCCTCTACTCAGCCCCAAGTTAAAGGTTAA